The genome window CGAATCGCGGCTGGGGCTGGCCTCCTGCAAGGATTTCTCCCACCGCATCCACCTGGACCGGGGCGTCTTTGCCGAAACCACCCTGATCTACCAGGGCGACGGCTTTAAGCCGCTGGAATGAGCCTATCCCGATTACCAAAGCCCCGAAGCCCTGACATATTTTGAAACCCTTAAACAGGACTACCGCTGTCAGCTAAAAAGAGAAAAATGAGCCCGGAACAAATTTCACCGCCTGAGATACTTGAATGGTCGGTGCATCCCTTCGCCGAATCGCCCAAGCGGGCCGTGGTCGCAGTCTTGGCGCCGGTTATAACCTGCCTGTTGGTCTACCTTTGGATGCAGTCCTGGTT of candidate division TA06 bacterium contains these proteins:
- a CDS encoding DUF4416 family protein, which encodes MANELEDQYSREVESQGRIVNIDPGYLNESRLGLASCKDFSHRIHLDRGVFAETTLIYQGDGFKPLE